In Streptobacillus ratti, the DNA window TTATTATTAAATTCCATAATTACACCTCCATACTATTATAGTTGTATAATACAGCAAATGTAGAAGAAAGTCAATAATAAAATGAAAATCATTTTAATATTTTTAATATATATGATTCTATCCCATCTTCTAATGGTATTAACCCCGTTTTAATTTTTAAATCTGTTTCAAAGGAAAGTAATATTAATTCTTTTATTCTATCCTTGCTAAAGTTTTTTATAAATTGTATTTTCTTGAATACATAATATGGATTAAGGTTTTTAAAAAATTTATGATTTTCATATTGAGATTTAAAATTATTGTAATTAATATTTTTAATATCTAATATATGTAGTTTATACATAATTTCAAAATCATTACTTAAGGAAGAAAGTAAGGCCATATGTTCTTTTATAGGAAATTCTATCATTTTTTTATTAAGTATATCTTCTGTTAGATTGAAAATAAAAAAATTAGTATTTTTGGATAAAATGGGTTTAATATTATCAAATGAAAATTCTTCGCCATTTAAATATGAACATATTTTATCTATTTCATTTTTTAATGAATAAAAATCTTGCCCTATAATCTCTAATATATTATTACTATCCTTACTATTACACTTTAATCTTTCTTGTATGTATTTTATTAAAACATTCTTATTTTCTCTATCATCTAAAATTTCGTGTACTTCAAAATTATTTAAAAGTTCTTTTATCTTCTTATTTTCCTTGCTTGCCTCATAGTCTATAATTACATCTTTATCATTAAAAGTATTTAAGTTAACATTTTTTATCACATTATTTA includes these proteins:
- the holA gene encoding DNA polymerase III subunit delta, which gives rise to MNYFISGKSARKIYIDNILNNSDKNKMYFDENTVSEFLSELNAGSLFSEPTILILKNANKVKDINNVIKNVNLNTFNDKDVIIDYEASKENKKIKELLNNFEVHEILDDRENKNVLIKYIQERLKCNSKDSNNILEIIGQDFYSLKNEIDKICSYLNGEEFSFDNIKPILSKNTNFFIFNLTEDILNKKMIEFPIKEHMALLSSLSNDFEIMYKLHILDIKNINYNNFKSQYENHKFFKNLNPYYVFKKIQFIKNFSKDRIKELILLSFETDLKIKTGLIPLEDGIESYILKILK